Proteins from a genomic interval of Chroococcidiopsis thermalis PCC 7203:
- a CDS encoding cation:proton antiporter — protein MIFGQLMELDGFSWVSNFTLWGSTPLLLTVPEAEANSALVLAGVLLSLVVIYFASKVGGEISNRFGLPPVLGELVGGVIVGVSALHLLVFPEGGADATSSLIMNFLQTTAGLAPEEVAPTFAAQSEVISVLAELGVVILLFEIGLESNLKELMAVGIQAAVVACVGVAVPFGAGTAGLMIWFGVPAVPAIFAGAALTATSIGITSKVLSELGTLNSREGQIILGAAVIDDVLGIIVLAVVASLAKTGEVDVGNVIYLIISATGFLLGAILLGNVFNKTFVTVVDRLKTRGELVIPAFIFAFVMSYLAAAIHLEAILGAFAAGLVLDETDKRKELQKQVVPIADMLVPIFFVTVGAKTDLGVLNPAVPSNREGLIIAIFLIAVAIVGKVVTGAAVFGQPGINRLAIGVGMIPRGEVGLVFAGVGSASGVLSKPLEAAIIMMVILTTFLAPPLLRFVFPPTTAVGGEPETPV, from the coding sequence ATGATTTTTGGACAGCTAATGGAGTTAGATGGTTTTAGCTGGGTAAGTAATTTTACTCTGTGGGGATCTACGCCTTTACTGCTAACTGTGCCAGAAGCAGAGGCAAATAGTGCTTTGGTGCTAGCAGGAGTGCTGCTAAGTTTGGTCGTCATTTACTTTGCTAGCAAAGTGGGTGGAGAAATCTCTAACCGCTTTGGTTTACCTCCAGTTTTAGGCGAACTGGTGGGTGGTGTCATTGTCGGAGTTTCTGCCTTACATTTATTAGTGTTTCCAGAAGGTGGGGCTGATGCTACGAGTTCTCTGATTATGAATTTCCTTCAAACCACCGCAGGGCTAGCGCCGGAGGAAGTTGCCCCCACCTTTGCCGCTCAAAGCGAAGTGATTTCAGTTTTGGCTGAGTTGGGTGTGGTGATCCTGCTGTTTGAAATTGGGCTGGAATCAAATTTAAAAGAATTAATGGCAGTCGGTATCCAAGCGGCTGTGGTGGCTTGTGTAGGGGTAGCCGTGCCGTTTGGTGCAGGTACGGCAGGGTTGATGATATGGTTTGGTGTACCTGCCGTGCCTGCGATTTTTGCTGGTGCTGCCTTGACTGCAACGAGTATTGGTATTACTTCCAAAGTCTTGTCGGAACTGGGAACTCTCAACTCAAGAGAAGGTCAAATTATCTTAGGAGCCGCCGTAATTGATGATGTACTAGGTATCATCGTGCTGGCAGTGGTGGCAAGCTTGGCGAAAACTGGCGAAGTGGACGTGGGTAATGTCATTTATCTGATTATTAGTGCCACTGGTTTTTTGTTAGGGGCAATTCTACTTGGCAATGTTTTCAACAAAACCTTTGTTACAGTTGTCGATCGCCTCAAGACGCGCGGTGAATTAGTCATCCCAGCTTTTATCTTTGCTTTTGTCATGTCATACTTAGCTGCGGCAATCCATCTAGAGGCGATTTTAGGAGCATTTGCCGCTGGTTTAGTGCTAGACGAAACTGACAAGCGCAAAGAACTTCAGAAACAAGTCGTACCGATCGCGGATATGCTCGTTCCCATCTTTTTTGTCACTGTAGGGGCAAAAACCGACTTGGGAGTTCTCAACCCCGCCGTTCCCAGTAACCGCGAGGGGTTGATTATTGCTATCTTTCTGATTGCTGTGGCAATCGTCGGTAAAGTTGTCACGGGTGCTGCCGTCTTCGGACAACCTGGCATCAATCGTTTAGCGATCGGGGTAGGCATGATTCCTAGAGGCGAGGTAGGACTAGTATTTGCTGGTGTTGGTTCTGCAAGCGGCGTTCTTTCTAAACCACTAGA